From one Arcobacter sp. CECT 8986 genomic stretch:
- the nuoN gene encoding NADH-quinone oxidoreductase subunit NuoN: MSEIPKITVDFFSLNFATIAPMIIAIVAALLILCIDLANKHLDKSLYIILAILALFIDLGFVLGFDADIRGFFDLLLFDGVATLSQVIIIVASIFFLLLYFNKLNFHELRYPEYFALYLFVVAGFQFMVSSDSLILIFVALETSSMALYTMIAMHNRLTAIEAAIKYFTMGALSTAFFAFGSMIFYAQTGSVELSQISQILTTNSFDNYFIILVGTCFIVAALGFKLSLFPFHLWVADVYEGSTSALAGFISVVPKIAVFIVALRFFEIFIIHDDKFIEMLLYVIVILTMTVPNVIALLQNDIKRMLAYSSVSNAGFAMTAILIGTTQATQSLFLYWIMFFITNLGAFTILWLNRTKNYNEQSDHSLQKYKGLIKTSPLIATLMGLFMLSLAGLPPFSLFWGKLYLIGSAVNAGHMILAIAMILNSAIAAYYYLKPVVFIFLNEPENSTLKLENSTAIVKFVVIISAIFTICSIFTIEPLLQIISYYTQISGF, translated from the coding sequence ATGAGTGAAATACCAAAAATAACAGTTGATTTTTTTAGTTTAAATTTTGCAACTATTGCTCCTATGATTATTGCTATTGTTGCAGCATTATTGATATTATGTATAGACTTAGCAAACAAACACTTAGATAAATCACTTTATATTATATTGGCTATTTTAGCATTATTTATTGATTTGGGATTTGTTTTAGGGTTTGATGCAGATATTAGAGGTTTCTTTGATTTGTTACTATTTGATGGAGTTGCAACTTTATCTCAAGTAATAATAATAGTTGCTTCGATATTTTTTCTATTGCTTTACTTTAATAAACTTAATTTCCATGAATTAAGATATCCAGAATATTTTGCACTATATTTATTTGTTGTGGCTGGTTTTCAGTTTATGGTTAGTTCAGATAGTTTAATATTAATTTTTGTAGCTTTAGAAACTTCATCTATGGCTTTATATACAATGATTGCAATGCATAATAGACTAACTGCCATTGAAGCAGCAATAAAATACTTTACAATGGGTGCATTAAGTACAGCATTCTTTGCTTTTGGTTCAATGATATTTTATGCGCAAACAGGAAGTGTAGAGTTATCTCAAATTTCACAAATATTGACAACAAATAGCTTTGATAACTACTTTATTATATTAGTTGGAACTTGTTTTATTGTGGCTGCACTTGGATTTAAATTATCACTATTTCCTTTTCATCTATGGGTTGCAGATGTTTACGAAGGTTCTACTTCTGCATTAGCAGGATTTATCTCTGTTGTTCCAAAAATTGCAGTTTTTATTGTAGCATTAAGATTTTTTGAAATATTTATAATTCATGATGATAAATTTATTGAGATGCTTTTATATGTTATTGTAATTTTAACAATGACTGTACCAAATGTAATTGCATTACTTCAAAATGATATTAAAAGAATGTTAGCTTACTCTTCTGTTTCAAATGCTGGATTTGCAATGACAGCAATTCTAATTGGAACTACACAAGCTACACAATCACTATTTTTATATTGGATTATGTTCTTTATAACAAACCTTGGAGCATTTACTATTCTTTGGTTAAATAGAACAAAAAATTACAATGAACAAAGTGACCATAGTTTACAAAAATATAAAGGACTGATAAAGACTTCACCATTGATTGCAACATTGATGGGATTATTTATGTTAAGTTTAGCTGGGCTTCCTCCTTTTTCACTATTCTGGGGAAAACTTTATTTAATAGGAAGTGCTGTAAATGCAGGACATATGATTTTAGCAATTGCAATGATTTTAAACTCGGCAATTGCAGCGTATTATTATTTAAAACCAGTAGTATTTATATTTTTAAATGAGCCAGAAAATAGTACTTTAAAATTAGAAAACTCAACAGCAATTGTGAAATTTGTAGTAATAATATCTGCAATTTTTACGATTTGTTCTATTTTTACAATAGAGCCATTACTTCAAATAATTTCTTACTACACGCAAATATCAGGGTTCTAA
- a CDS encoding NADH-quinone oxidoreductase subunit J, protein MFEIVAFYLFAFLTIAMFSITVFTNNALYALSTLAAGMIFISAFFFLLDAQFLGAVQIVVYTGAVMALYAFGMMFFDSLSTVDEQIKNPRLAFLLSGMIALLIVVIFISPIIGENVQANLPVHEQWGNTQDVGVVLFTKYLIPFEIAAIMLLVAMIGGIILAGKKMDISYSELSEEEIENLEKEEL, encoded by the coding sequence ATGTTTGAAATAGTTGCTTTTTATCTATTTGCTTTTTTAACTATTGCAATGTTTAGTATTACTGTGTTTACAAATAATGCTTTATATGCATTAAGTACTCTTGCAGCAGGAATGATATTTATTTCAGCGTTTTTCTTTCTTCTTGATGCACAATTTTTAGGAGCTGTTCAAATTGTTGTTTATACAGGTGCAGTTATGGCTTTATATGCATTTGGAATGATGTTTTTTGATTCATTGTCAACAGTTGATGAGCAGATTAAAAATCCAAGATTAGCATTTTTGTTAAGTGGAATGATTGCTTTATTAATAGTTGTGATTTTTATCTCACCTATAATTGGAGAGAATGTTCAAGCTAATCTACCTGTACATGAACAGTGGGGAAATACACAAGATGTTGGTGTTGTTTTATTTACTAAATATTTAATTCCTTTTGAAATTGCTGCAATTATGTTACTTGTTGCAATGATTGGTGGAATTATTCTTGCAGGTAAAAAAATGGATATTTCATATTCTGAACTATCTGAAGAAGAAATTGAAAACTTAGAAAAGGAAGAGTTATGA
- a CDS encoding NADH-quinone oxidoreductase subunit G — MSLNIDGKLCKAKEGESLLNIARANGIFIPAICYLTRCSPTLACRLCLVEADGKQVYACNAKAKEGMDVKTTTENIAKERRAIMEVYDVNHPLQCGVCDQSGECELQNYSLYMKVDSQSYSIKDVPRPAQHWGVMNYDPGLCIVCEKCVTVCKDMIGSNALSTVKRGSDAIEKTFKESMPKDAYSMWNKLNKSLIGFEEDACTDCGECISVCPVGALVSNDFQYKSNAWELTRVPASNPHSSDCALMYYEKKHESVEKHSTQKIYRVTNDHHYISLNGAARFAYDFENKVESKDEKEFDLAIDAFKKANSIKFNSFITNEEALILQKLKEKFGLKLVNDDAFLYQRFLKEFSNIAGKSLYSATLKDVHESNFVISVGSFLKHDLPNARYALNNSVILNKGSALYFHPLEDTTIQKVGKKGKTTEFIFHKPLKEEAILYFILDLFANEELPENIKEYLQSLKEKRVKTVVENIKEQVVEKVIDEDSGEEKEVKKMVTKKQEKEVEYIYSKLLDEIGKDETFYELIDSMLLKKDKFSLIIGEDLITHPNWKNLAKLTALIEKYTQFDVVIIPTKTNTLGVSLICDLDEKAEGFTIGYNEKADYQLSALGDGNLDVPSLNQQEGTFVNIDKKVVPTNAALPYNGYILNDIANELLDEKQEFTIDYTEYLPTTKGFKNIKFDNLTNYFSNDRKENRGYELDNLDVEQLSQLSAISQTKEFASNEDDFITIYRANPINIFNEFVAISHEFKDKAKTGLYLSKSLCDELQLVENSTVLVTSKAKTIDLNVYIDKQLDGKIAYISTFDKSIETKELFESYRFSKAKIVKA; from the coding sequence ATATCTTTAAATATTGATGGAAAACTTTGTAAAGCAAAAGAGGGTGAAAGCCTTTTAAATATAGCAAGAGCAAATGGAATATTTATTCCTGCAATTTGTTATTTGACTCGATGTAGTCCAACTTTAGCATGTAGATTATGCCTTGTAGAAGCTGATGGAAAACAAGTTTATGCTTGTAATGCAAAAGCAAAAGAGGGAATGGATGTAAAAACTACAACTGAAAATATTGCAAAAGAGAGACGTGCAATAATGGAAGTTTATGATGTAAATCATCCTTTACAATGTGGAGTATGTGACCAAAGTGGAGAGTGTGAATTACAAAATTATAGTTTATATATGAAAGTTGACTCTCAAAGTTATTCAATTAAAGATGTTCCAAGACCAGCTCAACACTGGGGAGTTATGAATTATGACCCAGGATTATGTATTGTTTGTGAAAAGTGTGTAACTGTATGTAAAGATATGATAGGTTCAAATGCATTAAGTACTGTAAAAAGAGGTTCTGATGCAATTGAGAAGACATTTAAAGAGAGTATGCCAAAAGATGCTTACTCAATGTGGAATAAACTTAACAAATCATTGATTGGATTTGAAGAAGATGCTTGTACTGATTGTGGTGAGTGTATTTCTGTTTGTCCTGTTGGTGCTTTAGTATCAAATGATTTTCAATATAAATCAAATGCATGGGAACTTACAAGAGTTCCAGCATCAAATCCACACTCAAGTGATTGTGCTTTAATGTATTATGAAAAGAAACACGAATCAGTTGAAAAACATAGCACACAAAAAATATATAGAGTAACAAATGACCACCATTATATCTCATTAAATGGTGCTGCAAGATTTGCTTATGATTTTGAAAATAAAGTTGAATCAAAAGATGAAAAAGAGTTTGATTTAGCAATTGATGCATTTAAAAAAGCAAATAGTATTAAATTTAATTCATTTATTACAAATGAAGAAGCGCTTATTTTACAAAAATTAAAAGAGAAATTTGGGCTTAAGCTTGTAAATGATGATGCATTTTTATATCAAAGATTTTTAAAAGAGTTTTCTAATATTGCAGGTAAAAGTTTATATAGTGCAACACTAAAAGATGTACATGAATCTAATTTTGTTATATCTGTTGGTTCATTTTTGAAACATGATTTACCAAATGCAAGATATGCTTTAAATAACTCAGTTATTCTAAACAAAGGTAGTGCTTTATATTTTCATCCTCTTGAAGATACAACTATTCAAAAAGTTGGTAAAAAAGGAAAAACAACAGAGTTTATTTTTCATAAACCTTTAAAAGAAGAGGCTATTTTATACTTTATTCTTGATTTATTTGCAAATGAAGAGTTACCAGAAAATATTAAAGAGTATTTACAATCACTAAAAGAAAAAAGAGTTAAAACTGTTGTAGAAAATATTAAAGAGCAAGTTGTAGAAAAAGTAATAGATGAAGATAGTGGTGAAGAAAAAGAAGTAAAAAAAATGGTTACTAAAAAGCAAGAAAAAGAAGTAGAATATATCTACTCAAAACTTCTTGATGAAATTGGTAAAGATGAAACTTTTTATGAGTTAATTGATTCTATGCTTCTTAAAAAAGATAAATTTTCATTGATTATTGGAGAAGATTTAATTACTCATCCAAATTGGAAAAACTTAGCAAAACTTACAGCTTTAATTGAAAAATATACACAGTTTGATGTGGTGATAATTCCTACAAAAACAAATACATTAGGTGTGAGTCTAATCTGTGATTTAGATGAAAAAGCAGAAGGTTTTACAATAGGATACAATGAAAAAGCAGATTATCAATTAAGTGCATTAGGTGATGGTAATTTAGATGTACCTTCTTTAAATCAACAAGAAGGAACTTTTGTAAATATTGATAAAAAAGTAGTTCCTACAAATGCAGCACTTCCATATAATGGATATATTTTAAATGATATAGCAAATGAATTATTGGATGAAAAGCAAGAGTTTACAATTGATTATACAGAGTATTTACCTACAACAAAAGGGTTTAAAAATATTAAGTTTGATAATTTAACAAACTATTTTTCAAATGATAGAAAAGAAAATAGAGGTTATGAACTTGATAATTTAGATGTAGAGCAATTGAGTCAATTAAGTGCAATCTCACAAACAAAAGAGTTTGCTTCAAATGAGGATGATTTTATAACTATTTATAGAGCTAATCCTATAAATATATTCAATGAATTTGTAGCAATATCACATGAGTTTAAAGATAAAGCAAAAACAGGTTTATATCTATCAAAAAGTTTATGTGATGAACTGCAATTGGTTGAAAATAGTACTGTTCTTGTTACTTCAAAAGCTAAAACAATAGATTTAAATGTATATATTGATAAACAGCTTGATGGAAAAATTGCATATATTTCGACTTTTGATAAATCAATTGAGACAAAAGAGTTATTTGAATCATATAGATTTTCAAAAGCTAAGATTGTAAAGGCATAA
- the nuoH gene encoding NADH-quinone oxidoreductase subunit NuoH — protein MQTSIIIETIIKAIVILAVFSALAGFTTYIERKVLAFMQRRLGPMNVGPYGLLQIIADGIKLFTKEDFIPQHAIKPVFMIAPIITASTAFIAMSAVPFLPEFELFGYTVRPILSDINVGILFVLGVASVGLYGPLLGGMSSANKWSLLGGARTAIQLLSYEVVSGLSLLAPLMLVGSLSLIDINNYQDGGFTSWLVWSQPLAFILFVISGFAETNRTPFDLLEHEAEIVAGYATEYSGLRWGMFFIGEYANLFTVCFLISLVFLGGFNDLWFIPGGLAIILKVMFLIFFFLWTRSSWPHIRPDQLMWLCWKILMPLAVINVVITGFVMMFLE, from the coding sequence ATGCAAACAAGTATAATTATTGAAACTATTATAAAAGCGATTGTTATATTAGCTGTATTTTCTGCATTGGCAGGATTTACAACGTATATAGAAAGAAAAGTTTTAGCATTTATGCAAAGAAGACTTGGGCCTATGAATGTTGGTCCTTATGGACTTTTACAAATTATTGCAGATGGTATTAAACTATTTACAAAAGAGGATTTTATTCCTCAACATGCAATAAAACCTGTATTTATGATAGCTCCAATTATTACTGCATCAACTGCTTTTATTGCAATGAGTGCAGTTCCTTTTTTACCTGAGTTTGAACTATTTGGTTACACAGTAAGACCTATTTTATCAGATATTAATGTTGGTATTTTATTTGTATTAGGTGTTGCTTCTGTTGGATTATATGGACCATTATTAGGTGGTATGAGTAGTGCAAACAAATGGTCTTTACTAGGAGGAGCTAGAACAGCAATACAACTTCTTTCTTATGAAGTTGTTTCTGGGTTATCTTTATTAGCACCATTAATGTTAGTTGGAAGTTTATCTTTAATTGATATAAATAATTATCAAGATGGTGGATTTACTTCTTGGTTAGTGTGGTCACAACCATTAGCATTTATTTTATTTGTAATTTCTGGTTTTGCAGAAACAAATAGAACACCTTTTGATTTATTGGAGCATGAAGCAGAAATTGTTGCAGGATATGCAACAGAGTATTCAGGACTTAGATGGGGAATGTTTTTCATAGGTGAATATGCAAATTTATTTACAGTTTGTTTTTTAATCTCTCTTGTTTTTCTTGGAGGGTTTAATGATTTATGGTTTATTCCAGGTGGATTAGCAATTATTTTAAAAGTAATGTTTTTAATCTTCTTCTTTTTATGGACAAGATCTTCTTGGCCTCATATTAGACCTGATCAATTGATGTGGCTTTGTTGGAAAATATTAATGCCACTTGCAGTGATAAATGTTGTTATTACTGGTTTTGTTATGATGTTTTTGGAGTAA
- the nuoK gene encoding NADH-quinone oxidoreductase subunit NuoK, translating into MSLNAYLIFSTLIFCIGLLGVIRRKNLLMLFFSTEIMLNSVNIALAAISKFHGDLTGQMFAFFIIAIAASEVAVGLGLLILWYKKTGTINLDSMQKLKG; encoded by the coding sequence ATGAGTTTAAATGCATATTTAATTTTTTCAACTCTTATATTTTGTATTGGTCTATTAGGAGTAATTAGAAGAAAAAATCTTTTAATGCTTTTTTTCTCAACAGAAATAATGTTAAATTCTGTAAATATTGCACTTGCAGCTATTTCAAAATTTCATGGTGATTTAACAGGTCAAATGTTTGCATTTTTTATTATTGCAATTGCAGCAAGTGAAGTTGCTGTTGGCCTTGGACTTTTAATTTTATGGTACAAAAAAACAGGTACTATAAACTTAGATAGTATGCAAAAATTAAAAGGTTAA
- the nuoL gene encoding NADH-quinone oxidoreductase subunit L: MEKYLYIALFAPLIGSLFAALFAMSKKNLITGVVTSLMLAVSMIASLNLLYYVYTTDKIVHVNMLDWIQVGNVNIPFGFVVDHISIVMMCVVTIVSTMVHIHSIGYMEHDKGFNRYFSYLSAFVFSMLILVMSDNFAGLFIGWEGVGLCSWLLIGFWYHKNSAAWAANEAFIMNRIADLGMLVGIFFIYWNIGSLQYDVVFSNIDSLPISLIVTIAIFLFIGAMGKSAQFPFHTWLADAMEGPTPVSALIHAATMVTAGVYLLVRTNEIYTTVPEVGYFIACLGAFVAIFAASMALVNNDMKKIIAYSTLSQLGYMFVAAGLGAYWIALFHLATHAFFKSVLFLGAGNVMHAMDNELDIRKMGALYNKMKPTAIIMIIASIALSGIFPFAGFFSKDKILEVAFNADAIFLWAILFITAGLTSFYSFRLIMKIFFTKPNYEEYGYHPHETYPFVIAAMIPLALLAIIAGWFEPFFVRLVTYILPEWEASTISHSNAYILIALTTVIALSGILLAVYKYNKGGFCKTWEDTFSYKLLTNQYFIPWFYDKVICKAYFLLSKFAFKIIDMKIIDAIVDLIAKFVYKTGENSVVVQSGNLSQSLKVMAMGVAFIMILIASLAFFK; this comes from the coding sequence ATGGAAAAATATTTATATATAGCACTTTTTGCTCCTTTAATAGGTTCACTATTTGCAGCACTATTTGCAATGAGTAAAAAGAATTTAATTACAGGTGTTGTTACATCTTTAATGTTAGCTGTTTCTATGATAGCTTCTCTTAATTTGCTTTATTATGTATATACAACAGATAAAATTGTACATGTAAATATGCTTGATTGGATTCAAGTTGGAAATGTAAATATTCCTTTTGGTTTTGTTGTTGACCATATTAGTATTGTTATGATGTGTGTTGTTACAATTGTTTCAACTATGGTTCATATCCACTCTATTGGATATATGGAACATGATAAAGGTTTTAATAGATATTTTTCTTATTTAAGTGCTTTTGTTTTTTCTATGCTAATTCTTGTAATGTCAGATAATTTTGCAGGATTATTTATTGGTTGGGAAGGTGTTGGTCTTTGTTCATGGTTACTAATTGGTTTTTGGTATCACAAAAACTCAGCAGCTTGGGCAGCAAATGAAGCTTTTATTATGAATAGAATTGCAGACCTTGGAATGCTTGTTGGTATTTTTTTTATTTATTGGAATATTGGAAGTTTACAATATGATGTAGTTTTTTCAAATATTGATTCATTACCTATTTCTTTAATTGTAACTATTGCTATATTTTTATTTATTGGTGCTATGGGAAAATCTGCACAGTTTCCATTTCATACATGGTTAGCAGATGCAATGGAAGGACCAACTCCTGTTTCTGCATTAATTCACGCAGCAACAATGGTAACAGCAGGAGTATATTTACTTGTAAGAACAAATGAAATTTATACAACTGTTCCTGAAGTTGGATATTTTATTGCTTGTTTAGGTGCTTTTGTTGCTATTTTTGCAGCGAGTATGGCATTAGTTAATAATGATATGAAAAAAATTATCGCTTACTCAACTCTATCACAACTTGGATATATGTTTGTTGCTGCTGGACTTGGGGCTTATTGGATTGCTTTATTTCACCTTGCAACACATGCATTTTTCAAATCAGTACTATTTTTGGGTGCAGGAAATGTTATGCATGCAATGGATAATGAATTAGATATTAGAAAAATGGGAGCTTTATATAATAAAATGAAGCCAACTGCAATTATTATGATTATAGCTTCAATTGCACTTTCTGGAATCTTTCCATTTGCAGGATTCTTTTCAAAAGATAAAATATTAGAAGTTGCTTTTAATGCTGATGCAATATTTTTATGGGCAATTTTATTTATTACTGCTGGATTAACTTCATTTTACTCTTTTAGATTAATTATGAAAATATTCTTTACAAAACCAAATTATGAAGAGTATGGTTATCATCCACATGAAACTTATCCTTTTGTAATTGCTGCGATGATACCACTTGCACTATTAGCAATAATAGCTGGTTGGTTTGAACCTTTCTTTGTAAGATTAGTTACTTATATTTTACCTGAATGGGAAGCATCTACAATTTCACACTCAAATGCATATATTTTAATTGCTCTTACAACTGTAATTGCACTTAGTGGTATATTACTTGCAGTATATAAATATAACAAAGGTGGATTTTGTAAAACATGGGAAGATACTTTTTCATATAAGTTATTAACAAATCAATACTTTATACCTTGGTTTTATGACAAAGTTATCTGTAAAGCATATTTTTTATTATCAAAATTTGCATTTAAAATAATAGATATGAAAATTATAGATGCAATTGTAGACTTAATTGCAAAATTTGTTTACAAAACAGGTGAAAACTCTGTAGTAGTTCAATCAGGTAATTTATCACAAAGTTTAAAAGTGATGGCTATGGGTGTGGCATTTATTATGATACTAATTGCATCTTTAGCATTTTTTAAATAA
- the nuoI gene encoding NADH-quinone oxidoreductase subunit NuoI: protein MQIKDLKNRNVGQQNYITVQEDNYPKTNAEVFKQVVKRSLKGELFTGLKITFKIMKDALFKGQMHTVQYPAEKLPIGPRYRAVHKLLALLESGENRCIGCGLCEKICISKCIRMDTKIDENSRKEVLEYTINMGRCIFCGYCAEVCPELAIVHGSEYENASEQRAQFGLKEDFLTPLDKLHLQKEYEGFGSVSPDADDKIKKTPLQY, encoded by the coding sequence ATGCAAATAAAAGATTTAAAAAATAGAAATGTAGGACAACAAAACTATATTACTGTTCAAGAAGATAATTATCCTAAAACAAATGCTGAAGTATTTAAACAAGTAGTAAAAAGAAGTTTAAAGGGTGAACTTTTTACTGGTTTGAAAATTACTTTTAAGATAATGAAAGATGCCTTATTTAAAGGTCAAATGCATACAGTTCAATACCCAGCAGAAAAACTACCAATAGGCCCAAGATATAGAGCAGTACATAAACTTCTTGCGCTTTTGGAATCAGGTGAGAATAGATGTATTGGATGTGGGCTTTGTGAAAAGATTTGTATTTCTAAATGTATTAGAATGGATACAAAAATAGATGAAAACTCTAGAAAAGAGGTTTTAGAGTACACAATTAATATGGGAAGATGTATTTTTTGTGGTTATTGTGCTGAGGTTTGTCCAGAGCTTGCAATTGTTCATGGTAGTGAATATGAAAATGCAAGTGAGCAAAGAGCACAGTTTGGATTAAAAGAGGACTTCTTAACACCTCTTGATAAATTACATTTACAAAAAGAGTATGAAGGTTTTGGTTCAGTTTCTCCAGATGCTGATGATAAAATCAAAAAGACTCCATTACAGTATTAG
- a CDS encoding NADH-quinone oxidoreductase subunit M, producing MDYILSILIFFPLFAAFVGFLVNSNSIRVYGIVTTFIEFIISIIMYINFDVHNPNMQFIQNIPIIPSYGVNYILGIDGISLFLVMMTTFMTMIALIALSEKKALKNLIITVLFLEMTMVGVFVALDAVIFYLFWELSLIPMLYIIGAWGGKLRIYASIKFFLYTFLGSLIMLIGMLYLGYVYYQTTGNWSFNIQDWNMLILPFDLQLWLFVAFFAGFAVKVPMFPFHTWLPYAHGQAPTIGSVILAAVLLKMGTYGFVRFSLPLFPDASSFFVIPIAILALIAIIYTAMVAYAQEDMKQVIAYSSVSHMGVIILGIFALNVEGISGAIFLMISHGIVSGGLFLLVGVIYDRRHTKLISEFGGLATVMPKYATIFAFVLMGSIGLPLTIGFIGEFLSLLGFFRTSPTLALLAGLTIILGAVYMLVMYKKSFFGEVTKEENKKLLDLNKKELSALIPLVVLIIFLGVYPKPILEPANYAVSKMVKIMHAKVLDDDTAVKIVNVNSIGVQK from the coding sequence ATGGATTATATTTTATCAATTTTGATATTTTTTCCTCTTTTTGCAGCATTTGTAGGGTTTTTAGTAAATAGTAATTCAATTAGAGTTTATGGAATAGTTACTACTTTTATAGAATTTATTATAAGTATAATTATGTATATAAATTTTGATGTGCATAACCCTAATATGCAATTTATTCAAAATATTCCAATTATTCCATCTTATGGAGTTAACTATATTTTAGGAATAGATGGAATATCCCTATTTTTAGTAATGATGACTACATTTATGACAATGATAGCACTAATTGCATTAAGTGAGAAAAAAGCCTTAAAAAACTTAATAATCACAGTACTATTTTTAGAAATGACAATGGTTGGTGTATTTGTAGCTTTAGATGCAGTGATATTCTATTTATTCTGGGAGTTATCATTAATTCCAATGTTATATATAATTGGTGCATGGGGAGGAAAGCTAAGAATTTATGCTTCTATTAAATTCTTTTTATATACTTTTCTTGGTTCTTTAATTATGTTAATTGGAATGCTTTATTTAGGATATGTATATTATCAAACAACAGGTAATTGGAGTTTCAATATTCAAGATTGGAATATGTTGATACTTCCTTTTGATTTACAGTTATGGTTGTTTGTTGCATTTTTTGCTGGTTTTGCAGTTAAAGTTCCTATGTTTCCTTTCCATACATGGTTACCTTATGCACATGGACAAGCACCAACAATTGGTTCAGTAATCCTTGCAGCAGTACTACTTAAAATGGGAACGTATGGTTTTGTTAGATTTTCATTACCACTGTTTCCTGATGCAAGTTCGTTTTTTGTAATACCAATTGCTATTTTAGCCTTAATTGCAATTATTTACACAGCAATGGTTGCTTATGCACAAGAGGATATGAAGCAAGTAATAGCTTACTCTTCTGTATCTCATATGGGTGTTATTATTTTAGGTATATTTGCTTTAAATGTAGAGGGAATTAGTGGAGCAATTTTTCTTATGATTTCTCATGGTATTGTATCAGGAGGACTGTTTTTATTAGTTGGTGTGATATATGATAGAAGACACACAAAACTAATAAGTGAATTTGGTGGATTAGCAACTGTGATGCCAAAATATGCAACTATTTTTGCATTTGTATTAATGGGTTCAATTGGACTTCCTTTAACAATAGGTTTTATTGGTGAGTTTTTATCTTTATTAGGATTTTTTAGAACATCTCCTACTTTAGCACTACTTGCCGGACTTACTATTATTTTAGGTGCTGTTTATATGTTAGTAATGTATAAAAAATCTTTTTTTGGAGAAGTTACAAAAGAAGAGAATAAAAAGCTTCTTGATTTAAATAAAAAAGAGTTATCAGCTTTAATTCCATTGGTTGTATTAATTATCTTTTTGGGAGTATATCCAAAGCCTATATTAGAACCAGCAAATTATGCAGTATCAAAAATGGTAAAAATAATGCACGCAAAAGTATTAGATGATGATACAGCTGTGAAGATAGTTAATGTAAATAGTATAGGGGTACAAAAATGA